A window of the Brassica oleracea var. oleracea cultivar TO1000 chromosome C1, BOL, whole genome shotgun sequence genome harbors these coding sequences:
- the LOC106333105 gene encoding uncharacterized protein LOC106333105: MARKHREVKRWVQEEKYYFGCLLETRVQEDKYGVCVSAALPSWASIVNYEYHALGRIWFCWSEKVTVTKQHMSDQVITCAVQVLETGEQFVCSAVYASNCEMERRRLWEELRGTKAAYDHLDLPWIVIGDFNVALSSSEHSLGVTRSMQLGMQNFQDLVGDCNLTDMAYTGEIFTWWNKRDEDPIGKKLDRALINAAWYRQFPQSTARFEAGGISDHARCVVTLVGAENETRKPFRFFNYLTEHSEFLPAVKRVWESSQPIFHSRLALSRFHAKLKLLKYDMRMINKTHYGDLPGRTKQAFDEMCCCQNQVLLDPNPTTFVAAAVASDRWNKLARIEEKFFRQKSCIRWLGAGDQNTVVFHRAVQTRTVCISTAAFSVNVNGSLEGFFTSARGIRQGCSLSPYLYVILNNVLSKMLNKAAEAQKFEYHPQCREVKLTHLSFADDILVFTDGSTDSLQGVLEVMEQFASVSGLYINASKSSIFASGQDVTPLLTEAADIGIKVGTLPVRYLGMPLTTKALTRQDYEPLLDKVRGRMLSWSNKCLSYAGRLQLIKSITSSIVNFWSQAFILPKACLNEIESMCSAFLWSGSPNLTHKAKVAWDDLCCPIAKGGLGLRKLHDSSRVFALGLIWRIFSNGDSLWVSWIQHYLLRQNSFWDIKGNEKGSWMWRKLLKLRSVAYQFLRYEIHDGKTAFSGLMIG, encoded by the exons ATGGCCCGCAAACATAGAGAGGTTAAAAGATGGGTTCAAGAGGAGAAATACTATTTTGGTTGTCTTTTGGAGACACGGGTTCAGGAGGACAAGTATGGAGTTTGCGTGTCAGCAGCGTTACCAAGTTGGGCTTCCATTGTAAACTATGAGTATCATGCTCTGGGGAGAATCTGGTTTTGTTGGTCAGAAAAGGTAACAGTCACTAAACAACATATGAGTGATCAAGTCATTACGTGTGCAGTTCAAGTGTTAGAGACGGGGGAGCAGTTTGTATGCTCAGCAGTTTATGCGTCCAACTGTGAGATGGAGAGAAGAAGGTTATGGGAGGAACTGAGGGGTACTAAGGCAGCTTATGATCATCTTGACCTGCCATGGATAGTGATTGGTGATTTTAACGTAGCCTTGTCCTCTTCAGAACACTCGCTAGGTGTCACTAGATCTATGCAGTTAGGTATGCAGAACTTTCAAGATCTTGTTGGTGATTGCAACTTGACTGATATGGCATATACGGGAGAAATTTTTACTTGGTGGAACAAACGCGATGAGGATCCTATTGGGAAGAAGCTAGATCGTGCATTGATCAATGCAGCTTGGTATAGACAATTTCCGCAATCCACGGCGAGATTTGAAGCTGGAGGGATCTCAGATCACGCTCGGTGTGTGGTTACTTTAGTGGGAGCAGAGAATGAGACGCGGAAGCCATTCCGGTTCTTTAACTATCTCACTGAGCATAGTGAGTTCTTACCGGCAGTTAAAAGAGTCTGGGAATCCTCTCAGCCCATTTTCCATTCGCGCCTAGCTCTGTCTAGATTCCATGCGAAATTGAAGCTGCTTAAATATGATATGAGAATGATAAACAAAACACACTACGGGGACTTACCAGGCCGAACAAAGCAAGCTTTCGACGAGATGTGCTGTTGCCAAAATCAGGTGCTGCTTGACCCGAATCCTACAACCTTTGTAGCAGCAGCTGTAGCTTCTGATAGATGGAACAAACTTGCTCGTATAGAGGAGAAGTTCTTTCGACAGAAGTCTTGTATCAGATGGTTGGGTGCAGGTGATCAGAACACAGTTGTCTTCCATAGAGCTGTGCAGACAAGAAC GGTCTGCATCTCTACGGCTGCGTTCTCGGTGAATGTCAATGGGAGTCTAGAGGGTTTTTTCACAAGTGCTAGAGGGATTCGCCAGGGCTGTTCCCTCTCGCCCTACTTGTACGTTATATTGAACAACGTTTTATCTAAGATGTTAAACAAGGCTGCTGAAGCACAGAAGTTCGAGTATCATCCGCAATGTCGAGAAGTAAAGCTCACGCATCTTAGCTTCGCGGATGATATCTTAGTATTCACTGATGGATCAACAGACTCCCTTCAAGGCGTTTTGGAGGTTATGGAACAGTTTGCGAGTGTTTCGGGACTCTACATTAACGCTTCTAAGTCATCTATATTTGCGTCCGGACAAGATGTTACCCCTCTGCTCACTGAAGCTGCGGACATTGGGATCAAGGTTGGGACTCTACCAGTGCGTTACTTAGGTATGCCCTTAACTACAAAGGCTCTGACACGACAGGACTATGAGCCGTTGCTTGATAAGGTGCGGGGAAGAATGCTTTCTTGGAGCAACAAATGTCTGTCGTATGCTGGGCGTCTGCAATTGATTAAATCCATCACCTCGAGCATCGTAAACTTTTGGAGTCAAGCATTTATCCTTCCCAAGGCGTGTTTGAATGAGATAGAGAGTATGTGTAGTGCATTCTTGTGGTCTGGCTCTCCAAATCTGACTCACAAAGCTAAGGTGGCATGGGATGACCTATGTTGTCCTATAGCCAAAGGAGGACTGGGGTTACGGAAGCTACATGATTCATCTCGAGTGTTTGCTTTGGGTCTCATTTGGAGGATATTTTCAAACGGGGATTCTCTCTGGGTGTCTTGGATACAGCATTATCTGCTGCGCCAAAACTCTTTTTGGGATATAAAGGGGAATGAGAAAGGATCATGGATGTGGAGAAAGCTATTGAAGCTTCGTTCAGTGGCTTACCAATTCCTCAGGTATGAGATACATGATGGCAAGACTGCTTTTTCTGGTTTGATGATTGGTTGA